AGTCTATCAACAATTTTGATGGGAATTTTGAATAAACTCATACCATACACCAAGAGGCTCTGTAGTGTAGCTTTCAGCAACTGGAGCTTACCAGCCTAGCTTAGCAATGCACCTTTCCACCTAGCCAGCTTATTCTAGAATCTATCAATAAGATTCTCCCAGAAGGAATCTAGGGCTAGACCATGGCAGAGCGGAAGACCTGAATAATAGTCGAGCAGAACCCCAGCTTTACATCCCAGAATCATGGCAATCTTCATTTTCATGTGATCCATAgtgttaaagaaaaaaatggaACTTTTAGCCAGGCTAATTTTTTTTCTAGTACTTTGCTCATAAGTATCTAGagtcttttttaaattcttagcttctttaactGAACTTTCCCCTATTAACAAAGTATCATCCATGAATTGTTGGTGAGTACAAGTAGAGGCCTGAGAAGAGGCACGAAAGCCCTAAAGATTATCTTTTCTAACTTCCCTTTGGATAATTTTACTGAGAGATTCACTCATCAGAATAAaaaggaaaggagataaaggatccacCTATCTAATGCCCCTTGACACAGAGAAGAAACCAGAGGCAACACCATTGATCAAGACTAAAAATTTGGGAGTGGACACACATTAATCAATAATCTGGATGAAATTATCTCCAAATCCAAATGCCCTAACGATTCAAAGAAGAAAACTCTAATTGACTGTATCAAAAGATTTCAAAAGATCCAATTTTAGAAACAAACCAGGTTTTTTATTGGTAGATaaggagtgaatgttctcatgcaccACAATTATAGAATCCAGGATCTTGctcccaggaacaaacccattctagTGTTTTGAAATTAAAGAGGGGACATATTTATTAAGCCTGAGCACCAGGatcttggtgaaaattttataaatagaattgcatagactaataggtctaaaatcttgAAAAGAATAGGCATTAGGTTTCTTGGCAATGAGGAAAAAGAAGGTGGCATTCAGCTCCTTCAGAAGAGAGCAGGACCCAAAAAACTCTTGCATTGCGATGACCACATCAGAGCCTAAGATCTAACAAAagttttgaaagaagaacatagggaaaccattaGGGCCAGGGAcattgttaccttcaaaagagaagaccgCTTTGTGAACTTCATCATGAGTGGAGATTATGGTTAGCTCCATGTTCATATCCTGAGAGACAATGTTGGGAACTTCCTGCAAGATCTCATCTTGGGCGAAAGCATTAAGAGGGTCATCAAGAGATTAGTGAAGTAACTGATGGCTTCCTGGAAAATCTATTCGTGCTTATCAATCCATCTCTAGCCATCCTGAATTTTACTGATTATATTAGCAGCCATGTGCTTGAGGGTCATCATACgaaaaaacttagtatttttgtcaccacttttaagccataaggctctagatctctgcttccagaattcCTCCTCTTCGGAAATATTATCATGCAGTTTAGTTAAAATCTCAATTTCTTTGTTCAAGACATCGTTATCAAACCTGAAATATTGGATATGCTTCTGAACCTCCTCAAGATCCTTCTTGAGCttatctttaattttgaaaatataaCAAAAAGGGGACTTGTTCCAATGTTGAATATTGGACTTGGCATTGGATAACTTCTTGGCAATATGAAACATGGACGTACCCTAGATATTAATATTCCACCTCTCCATAATTTTATCATGGATGTCACGGGCCatcaaccacattttctcaaatttgaaggggtacGCCTTTCTTCCAGACAATGGAATCACCGAAAGACAAATAGGGAAGTGATCAAATCCTAATCGGGTCAAGGCATTGAGTTTACAAGAAGCATTCTGTATCcaatcaggagagacaaggcccctATCCATCTTAACCTGTATGAGGTCCTCCCCAACGCGTCTATTAGACCAAGTGAATTTGGCCCAAGAAGATCCAGGTCCAACAGGCTCAAAGAATTAATCATAtcagccaagtcttgtctactatcaataAAAATAGAAATGCCCCCATATTTCTCCATGTTTGAGAGAGGGGCATTGAAATCACCCAGAAGtatccatttctcattagggaaaaGCGATCTAGCATGACAAATGGAAGACCAGAGAAATTTCCTAGCATttctcccattaggagcatagatgttggaaataatctaggaggatccatctttaagattatAAAATATAGTAGCAATTTGATTaggagaagagagaaccaccttaccaCATAACACTCTCAGATTCCAAAGAGTGGCGATACCGCTAGAAGCACCATCCGCATCAAGACAAtgaacaccacaatctccaaaaatcGCCAGTTTAATCTTTTCCACTTTACAACTAGACATTTTAGTCTCTCAAACAAGGAAAATATCTGGCTTATGATCCCTAACCAAGTTGGATAGAAGATCATGCTTATGGGGATGATTCAATCCCCTTATATTCCacgaaataatttttatttagaaaaagaggGGGATCCTATCCCCATTTTTGGTAACATTCTCTACGCTCCATCCACAATGGAATCCTGACTCTGCCTATCTCTATTAATTGCATGTTGTGGCATCTCCACCCCCGTGAATCCAACCCACGGTCTGCTTTTTGTCTATTTCTAGTTGAAACCCCCCCAGAGGTCAAAGTAGATTGGCCAATAGGGtaatttcatcttcttttttgGGGTTTGACCTCAATAAAAGTACAAGAGTCCTATTGGGATGATTCTAGTGTGAGAGAAACCTGGGGTTTCGCCTTGATAGAGTTACCCATTTCAATGACTAGTTGAATGGGAATATCTGGAATAGTCCCGTTAGTATTTAAAGTATTCCCTTATTCATAGGGAGCATTCACAATAGGGGATTCTCAAACATTCTCCACTAAGAGAAGAATGTTAGGAGTAGAGATCACAAGTACATTTGAATAACTTGCTCCAATCATGACCCCATCTTCCACAATTAGGTGAGGGATAGAGGGATCAACAGATCCATTTGAATCATTGCACAATCCTTCTAGAGGAGGATCAAAGGGCATGGCATCCCTCTTCTCTAAGATTGACATGTCATTCCTCTTTATCCATACCTACTTTGGCTTAGATAGACACTGCCTGGCCCAATAACCCACGTTTTTATAGTGGAAACACAAAAAAGGGATAGATTCATACTCCACTTTCTGCACCCATCTGGCCAACTTAGAAAAAAGGTCAATCTTGAATGGCAGGTTCATAGATTGTTTGACATTGACATACAATCTGACATAAACATGGCATCTTTTAGCTGTAGTCATTGGGTCAACTAAAATTAGCTCTCCAAAACATGTTGCAATTCCCACAAAAATCTCTTCTCCCTAGAACTCCATGGGTACATCTGGCAATCTAACCCAGATTGGGGCTTCATTACATTCCCAATCTTTGGGATTAAATCATGGTTTCCACCTTTTGAGGGCTAGTGAGGCTTTGCCCGACATCCAGGGACCACCCGCCAAAACAGATCAAAGATCTTCCTCACAAGCAAATAAAAAAGAGAAGAAACCACCAGCCATAGCAACAACATCAATTTGACCCTTACCCTTCTATTTTCTAGACACCCAGGCTCTAACAACCTCAATGTTGGGACATGGTCCTACAAACTTACCCACCAAGAATAAGTTTATGTAAGCCATATTCTGATCCACAATACAGTCTAGGATAGAGATGGAGCAAGCACCAGACTCCAAGTCAAATTTATGTAGAACCGAAAAAATGCCCTTACCCTTAAGCTTAGACCCAAATAAATAAGCCCATTTCGTATTACACTCTATAGATGGAATCTTAAAAAAAATCTCCACAGTATTGGGGCCCTCAACACCACCAGATTTGTCGAAGATGACAAATTTACCATTGTTTGTATTCTGTAGGGTGCCACCATCCCACGTATCGTTTGAGGCCCCATCTGTGGGATCGGGATCTGATTCGGAAGAGGAACGAGTCACGGGGGAAACCCCTAGAGCCCCATCACTGGGGAAACCTGCACTAGGGCCATTCAAATTCAAACGTGAAAGAACCGAACTCCTGCTCCTACTCCTACCATTATAACTTACAATTTGTTTAactttataattaaatatatataagttagtatatatatttaattttatttatgttataTAAAGTCCCACTTTCTATTACATTCTTTACCTGATTCTATAGTATTATGATGATGATATTATTCCATTATCCACTCAATTATCATCTATAATATAGCCCATTATTCCCATATTCTATTTTCCATCATAGATGATTATGCACAACTTTTATCTCATCCTTGACTATTGATTATCTATATTCGAGATAGATGTTTGGATAGGTAAGGAGATGTGATCATtaaattgagattgaaatattgtaaTTTCATAATAAAGTCCATCTTAGATTTTGACAAGGATAAGTTACAATTTCTCATTGATCTAATATATTAGCATATTtatatttaagaaaaaaatatatgtgaaaaatatttatAGATAATATCTTATTtgtctattattttatttataaaattattatattattataaaaaaatattgcaatCATTAAAATCAAATCACTAATTAGAAACAtgcttatatatttttttttatatgatagaaataaattaaatCTTCAAGATAGAAACACATCTATTTGTCTCCTTGTTTAttattgatttcaaaaaaaaattatgtaaaaaatCTATAGATAACATTTTAATTTGTCTATCATTCtatctaaaaaaatattatattttaattaaaaataaaaagttgCAATCATTAAAATGGAATCACTTCCAATGTGAAAACTAGAAACATTCTTATATTTTTTGCTATGTTAGTGAGTGGAAAGGGTCCACATTGGACGGGTgtataaaaatagggaaaatttaaatatataggaaaatttatgGGGACATTTCTTATGACTGCCCTATCCTCAAGACGTGCCGGATGTGATGGGCACGACTAAAAAAATATGAAGGACCCATCCCTCGTAACatagatttttttatttatatgataGAATCAATAAAATTATTTCTCCATTGAAAGGTGGATTCAAATTCAACTTTAACTTGCAAAAACAATTCATTACACAACGTTGAGTTTTTACATTTCAGTTACAAACTTTTGATGCTCTAACTATTATAAAGGGAATCAACAACTGTAAATAGATAACCATGCACAACTTTCATAGATATATAATGGGttagaaaataaattattaatttttttaaaaattattgtaAATATGTTCATCCTCGAAAGTGAGATTATTTTACAGGGCTAAGGAGTAATTTTGTTTATAGTTAAGCATCGAGGAAGAATAATTGTTGTATTTAGAATATTGAAGTAACGATTAAATCTTATCgaaatgttgttatatggagcctaataaAACTCGAAGGTTATATTTTCCTCACTTTTATCGATGCAGTTTGTCCCCAAATTATTTAATGGGGTTTTGGAGGTAGtgcccccaagatggggtcaaggagaaaaccctaaaagtaAATCAAATTGAACTATAACCCTACAAACCAAATTGAATATTAACCCTAATCGTAAACCAAATTAAAATTTAGCCCTTATCTTAATCAAACACTAAACTAGattgaaccctaatcttaaatAAAGAAAACAGATTGAATCCTAATTTTGAATGAACACTAAACTAGATTGAATTGTAATTCTAAATTAAATTGTACCCTAAActtaacactaaatcaaattgaaaCCTAAtcctaaaataaacaaaaaaactccaacatgaaataaattgaaccttaaccctaacaaaATTTAATACTAAACCTTACTAAATTAAGGTtactattctaattcaaaaaccctaactataatttgATCCTAAACCCTAATCCTTACCTGAATTTAACTCTAACGCTAACACTATACACTATTTAATCCCAACcataaacataataaaaaacacaaaaccaaattgaaccttaacctTACACCATTGAGTGAAAATAAATCCTAAACCAAATTCTACCATAACCCTACACCAAAATTAACATAAATACTCAACCAAATTGCACCCTAAACTtaaacctaacactaaaccaaactaACTCTAAGCCTAAATGAAATTGAACCTTGCCCATTAACCTAATTATTCTTTAAACATAAATAAATTGGAAACATAAACCTAAACCAAACTAAACCCTAAATATATACCCAATTAAATAGTAAACTTAATTGAGcaataaccctaaaccaaattaaaccataAAGAAAAATGAACTCTAACCCTTACTATATTAGATTTAGTCTTCTAATAATAACTATATGTCACTTGACCTTAAAACtaaacaaaattgaaccctaacgCTAAACTAATTGAACCGTAAACCAAATTGAaccaattgaaccctaaccctgaacctaattgaacattaaaccaaattaaaccctaaccctaatcctaattgaaaacTTAACTAAATTGAACCATGACGCTTCACCAAATTGAATGCAAACCCTTGCTATACTACAGTTAATCTTTTAATTccaaccctaactctaattttatATGTAACCTAAGCCtatcactaaaccaaattgaacgctAAATCTAACCCTAATTTAATAATAGATGAGATTGAATCCTATCTATAAAACAAAACTTAATTGAACCTTAAGCCTAACACTacaaaccaaattaaaccctaaccctaaacttattAAACACTAACCCAAATTAGACCCCAACACTTAATCTAATTGGACACTAGCAATATGCCTAGTTGAACTCTAGATAAAGTTCAACCATAACTCTAAATTGTAAACCAAATTGGAACCTTTAACCCTACATCAAAGTGATCATAAATTAATAATTTGAACAtagcttaatttatttaattttaaaacgtAATTCAATAACTTAATTTTAAAAGATAATTTACTAAATTTCAATTTGATATTTTCTTTaacaagaaaaattaaatttattaaatttaaaatattattttatattttttttaaatatttaataaaaagctattaaagaaaaattaataaatgtttttttcttttatgttgcaACTGTAGATGCTACTAGCATATACATATATTAAACTATATATATAGTAACCCAAGACATATTGagactttaattttttatttattccaCTTATAACATATAGCTTTAATCTAATTGAATATATATATGCTAATTACATTTCAGTTACAAACTTTTGATGCTCTAACTGTGATGAAGGGAATCAACAGCTGTAAATAGATGACTATGCACAACTTTCATAGATATATAATgggttagaaaataaataattatttattttttaaaatttttgtaaaTATGTTCATCCTGGAAAGTGAGATTAATAGATAactgtaaattaaataaatattataaaaactgTAAATTGATTTATCATTTTCAAGGTGGATTTATGGAGAGGAAAGGATAATCAGATGATTCCATGAAGTCGGCCTTAGATTTTTTAGAGGGAAAGTCAAAGGACAATTTGGAGAGCTATAAATATGTGTGCTATGCTGAAACAATGATTATGATTAAAGAGCATTTTACAGGGCTAAGGAGTAAGGAGTAATTTTTTTTTAGAGTTCTGAAGCATCCAGGAAGAATAATTGAAGTAACGGTATTTCTTGGTCTCTGTTGCTGGTAGAGTTTTTTCCCTCATGATAAATCTGAGTTAATTTTGgtttattcattttattttcttcATCTAGTGATCGGACAAGTTAATTTTCAGATCTAGATTTCATTATAATGAATTTGATCTCATAATTCCAACAGATCTCATTTTAGTTTCAGCAATGGCTAAGATTTATTGTTCACTGAAATTGGGATTGGTTTGTTACAGGGTTAAAAAGCTGTCAAAATGGTTAGATCCAGAGTACCACTTCTGATATTTAGAGGTGCGGTAATGAGATTGTTTAACCATTGCTAAACAGTGCATTGTTATTTCCCTGGTCTGAATCTAAAATGCGTCATACACTTCAAATTTTTAAGCTCCATTTCTACTCCGCTGCATCAATTTTCTCTGTGTGAGGGTTTCGTTGAATTTCGCAGAgtatcaatttttaatttacaaCTGATTTTTTTCTGGATCTATTGGCCTTGATGTCTTTTATCAATACGGACTTGAATCTATCTGATACTCTGCCATTAAATCATTCATCAGTTATGGTTGTGTTTCTTCCCTTTTGGCAACTTTATGAGCATTTTGTATTTTTGGCTTACCCAAGCTCACCAAGAACGCGAAGGTGTTACAgttaatggatgaattgatttgtTAGTGAAAATCAATTGCGTATTCTTTGCATTATCTGTTCGCTTCTAAAAGTGTGATGAGTGCACTCTGGAGGAGGTAAAAGGTCTTTCTTTAGTTCCACAATAAGTTGTAAGGCCTTCGATAATAGTATTATTTTCTTAATTATATTTTCATGTGTTGCAGCTGTTGTATACATGCTACTGATGGCCATCCTGTTCTTGTGCAAGATACTTCTCATCATTGTTTCTGGTAAGTAATCATaacttctgaaaaaaaaaattcctaataAAAAATACTGTTACTGTTATACATTGTATAGATCACTTTTGGCAAtagtattatttttttgtttttaatgttttcTCTGTTGCAGCTATTGAATTTCTGCTAGTAATCAACATACAAGCGATGATGAAGGAAGCTTTGAGAAACCAAGAAGGAACAAGAAACAGTTATAACACAAGTCAAACAAATGAGAGAGGAAGAACCCAAGATGAGTTACATGCAGATCTCTTGTCTGAGCAAATTTATACAAACATAGCTCTCAGATGTGCTCACCCTGATGAGGCCGGGGAACCAGATATGGATCTTGTAGACAGAGAACTTTCTTCAATGATGAATATTACCCCTGGACAGAAATAAGAAATTACAATCATAACACCTGGATGAAATTATTACATgaagcattttgatatttttgttttaaGTTATTGTTTTTATGAAATTAGTTGTTCTTCCACTTGTGGGAGATTGCTTTTATTATACATATTCAGTCTTATACATTAATTTTGAAATAGTAAAAATATTAAAGACTGTCTATTATCAAGATGTAGGTTTGTTATTCATTATAGTTGAGCTATGTAAAGAGAAGTTTTTGGTCATGTTAATGGATCATTCAAAGGGTTTGTTGTTGTAactattttgaatgttttattgaAAGTTCTTTTACTTCCAATTTTTTATGCAGTATTTTGCCTTTCCATATTTAAATGGAGAGAAGTTTGTATTTTGCCTCCCCCGGGTCGCCTTTAACAGCCCCATCAAAGTTCAGTTTGTATCTCCCTGAGTCTGGTTTCTTCCAACAGATCTAGCTGCGATCTCTTTGCTTGTACCTCACAATATCCGAGACTGCCGATAACCATAGATTTATCCCATTTCTCCTCCATAGATTTATCCCAGTGAGTGAATTTGGACACCTTTCTCCTTAAGATTCTGCCCAGTGCCCCTTCCACTATGGCCTCTCTCATTATCCCTATAACTACTTCCATCTGGGAGAACTCCTCTCGAAACACCCTGCTGTTCCTTTCCTTTCAAATGTGCCATACAATCATCGAAGGACCAATCGTCCACAAATCTGTAAGGGTTTCTGCAAATGAAACGGCTGGCAGCAATGCACCCAGGCAACAACAGTCTTCTTCCATGTGCTATATCTTTTCGTCTACATGTCAGCCAGGGAAGTTACAAGTATGACATTTGACAAAAAGCtgctttcaattaatttttttgtgaatttcaaaccctgttccaaagctcccattttagcaCATACTGACAAAGGTCGCTGAGTTTGGCTTTACACCATCCAAATTTGTTGTTGGCTTTTCTGGTTGTGATTGGGTGGAATATGAGAAGGTACATTAAGTGGCACACACATTTTATAACTTGTCTTTATATTTCTGCAAATCTCTACACGGTGGTACTCTACGTGTCTTTATGAATTCTGCTTTATTATAGTATAAATAAAGAGATTATGTAACCAGAGATTTTTAACATTCAAATAAGCTTCTGTTTGTTTTGGATTAGGCATACAAAATAAGTAGTGTGATTATTTAATTACTTTGGAGATGGAGCTTTTTCTTTGAACTTACTGTTTCCTTTTGAAACAAATTTATTAAGatagggttagcattagggttcaATTAAGATAGATTATAATTAGAATTAGAAATAGAGATTCAATTAGGCTTAACCAAAATCCTAGTATTAACACTAACCTCAACCATAATCATTATCCTGTAACTAATATTAACCCTAGTTATAATTATTGTTacgattagggttttgttcttgattttttgattgatAGGGTTTCATTATTGTTAAGGGTAGGTGCTTTTTTTAATCAATTGATCAAATTAAtatgaaataaatatatattaattaaatattgaatcattttctttcttttcacaaATAACACGCGGTTTGTTGGGATAAATAGATGATTATGCACAACTTTTACAGATATATAAAGGGtttgaaaaataaataatcaaaattacTGTTAATAAGTTTATTTTAAGATTAATAGACCACTGTAAATTAAACACATATTATAAAAATTGTAAATAGATTATATATTCCAGTAGATGTTTGGAGAGGTAAGGATATGAGAtcaataaattgacattgaaataTTGTAATTTTATAATAAAGTCCATCTTAATTTTatagggttagcattagggttcaATTAAGATAGATTATAATTAGAATTAGAAATAGAGACTCAATTAAGCTTAACCAAAAGCCTAACATTAACACTAACCCCAATCATAATCATTACCCTATAACTAATGTTAACCCTAGTCATAATTATTCTTACGATTAGGGTTTACCTATTAATTTTTTGATTGATAGAGTTTCATTGTTAAGGGTGGGTTGTTTTTTTAATCAATTGAGAAAATTAATATGAAATACATCACTTGAGAAGGAAATCTCTCAGCTTATTTTATATAtactattaaatatatataagctagtatatATATTTAATGTTATTTATGTTATATAAAATCCCACTTTCCACTCCATCCATCCCTCTGTCCCATAATAAGAGTCACATTAAAGTTGTAAAAGTTAATTGAGAACagctatatattaattaaatattgaatcattttctttcttttcataataACACGCTTTTTGTTCGGATAAATAGATGATTATGTACAACTTATATAGATATATAAGGGGtttgaaaaataaataatcaaaattattGTTAATAAATTCATTTTAAGATTAATGGACCATTGTAAATTAAACACATATTATAAAAATTGTAAATCCATTATCTATATTCCAGATAGA
This genomic stretch from Cryptomeria japonica chromosome 8, Sugi_1.0, whole genome shotgun sequence harbors:
- the LOC131053091 gene encoding uncharacterized protein LOC131053091, whose amino-acid sequence is MLLMAILFLCKILLIIVSAIEFLLVINIQAMMKEALRNQEGTRNSYNTSQTNERGRTQDELHADLLSEQIYTNIALRCAHPDEAGEPDMDLVDRELSSMMNITPGQK